In the Drosophila teissieri strain GT53w chromosome 3R, Prin_Dtei_1.1, whole genome shotgun sequence genome, AAACCAGTGTGCctaagtgtgtgtgcgcgagtGTGCACAATACGGAGCAATTGTTGTTATTAACAGCTAACCGTTCCCACACCGCCCGCCCCCACATTCACATGTAAACTTTTTGCCTCACCTTTTGCTATGCTGTTCtcgtggttgttgctgttgctgctgcctctaCTGgtattgttgctgccgtggAATGCGCAATAGACGATATTTCACTGTTAAtcaatttttggtttctttttcgTTTGGAATATCCACCACACACTTGCGCCAGCACAAATGTGTTGGATTTTATTGTGAAAACATTATATCCGCAgagctttttgtttattttctatgCAAAATAAGGGAGAGCGAGATTGGCGATGGCAACGAAGCGACTACTGTGCGGCAGCCGTTATGGTTATCGATATTCGGTGGCAAGGAAACCAGGTGGCAACGTTaaagttttggcttttttgaCAAGGCTGCCAGaatttttaatagttttatgGCGCTATCttcgatttatttaaagtttaaattttaaattattgtagGAACCGTAATTCATTTGGGGAGCTGAGACATCCACTTGGAGCCCACTTTAAGCTGTGCCAGTCGCCACAGTAGCAGCCAGACAACCGGAAACGCCTGAACCACCGCAAACTCTGCGAATCTGCTGAGGATCTCCCTCCAAGGACCAACATCAGTAATCCTGTGCAGAAGCACCAGCGACATCGCACTGCTCATAAGCAAAAGCCTCACAAAGATTTGACGTTCGTGTGAAGCCAGATTCTTGTAGTTTCCCGCCAGGATGCAGAGCACAAGCAACCAGGGAAGGATTAGCTTTAACACCATAACCAGGCCGTAAGTCAGCGGTGAGTATCCAAAGCAGGTCTCGTGCAAGATATCCAGGTAATCGTCGAAGGCCGGGAAGCTGCCTATGACGAAAAGTGAGTACCAGCTGTACACTAGTATGTAGTGGGCGGCTGTCTTCGGACCAATGCATTCGTTTCTGTTCTGTTTCAAACGCAGGGCCAGCTGCAACTCCATGGCCAGCATTTGGATGACCACCGATTCATATGAGCTGCAGGTGAGGGTGTACAGGGTGCTCAGGTTAAAGAAGAACACCTCGCTGGCCTGCAGATTGCGTCGCTGCCAAATGGCCACAAATCCCAAATAGATCCAGGATACCATGTACGTGACCCACGGATGCCAGCCGATCAGGATGTACTCCAAGGCGGCCAGGAGCACTAGTATATTGCTCAGCCAGGTGAGGAGGTTGAGGTACACTCCACAGGCCAAAGGACGCACAAGAGTGAGAAGAATACTGAACATAAGGGCACTGGGCTGGGAGCAACCCAGCGATTCCGGAAGAGCTGATAACCCGGCGAGCCCAAGGAGCAGTAGCAGCCACAGGTAGAACTGGAGTCCTCTTTTCCGGAAGGCAACTCTGTTGTTATAGGAAGCAAAGCACAGGTAGCCCACTGCCAGGATGTAGCGTCGGAAAAAGCCACCCAAGCATATTAGTGCCAGTAAGATGGTGGAGATCAAACTCCTGCGGCATGCCATTTTCGCTCTCTCGCCCATAACCTTAAGTGTCGTCCTCCAGTACAGTGAGGGCATGAGCAGAATCGCCTGCACCACCAATGGAATCCTTTCGAGCATCATAACCATTAGCAGCAGACCAGTCAGCAATCGATGTAATCCACGGGCATATGCCAAACGCTTGGATGAGGTTACATTCTGGATTTCCATTTGGTTTCTGCACTTTCCTCCAACTGTCAGCTGACAGCGCAGGCAATAAATCCAACCGATTCCGGCGAAACTCACTGCTATAACCAAAGCATGTCTATAGTAATCCTTGAAGTAGTCCATTCCCATGATCAGCACGGGCATAAAATTGCAGCTGTACTCCAAGAGAGCTCGGAAACGTCGCTGCTGCTTGAGGACTAAAGATTCCCTTACAAAGTTATCCATCATCTGGAAGTTTAGCCAGAAGGCGGGTATCTTCTTGGGATGGAGTTCCCTCAGCCGGCGAGCCTGAGCCAGGAGCTGCTTGGCGTTGGTCAGCATGGCATTGGCTTCATACCGCAAGCTGGAGTTGAGCATTCCCTTGGGCAGCATTCCGCGGCTATGGACTGGTGGTGGGACTCCTAGAAGGGCACTCATTAAAGCTGTCAGCTGGGGAGGATTGAAGACATGCAAGGGCAGCCTGAAGCCCGTCTCGTTGGCCACAAAGCTGCGTCCGGGCATGGATTTAATGTGATTCACGCCAGATCCCCAAAGAAAGAAGGGCGACTCAACTGCATGCCTGGACTCGCCTGAAAACAGGACACTCGAGGACTAATTATCTTTTAAAGAGATAATCTAATGCCTTACCCTTTGTTTGGGGATCGCCAAGATTGGACGTAAATAGGTATGCGGTTCTCTGATCGGGAAAGGTTTTCTCAAAACTTTTGTAGAGTTTCCACACGTTTTCTTGAATCCTTTGGAGGCTTTCACATGATGGTTCCACACCGGTCATATGGATGAAAAAGATGACTTCTGTGGAATTCAGCAAGAGCCGGGATCCGCCGCCCAGAAATCTTTGAACAGAGCTACATACAAAATCTTCCAATTCGGAGCACGACTTGGTAACACCTTTTGCAAATGCTTCAAAAGAGAATGTCCTGGGTCTTTCAATTGTGGGAAAACGTGATACTAGTTCTGGCGTTGTCCACGCAAAACTGCGTTTACACCGATCGAATATGGAGTCTATGGGTGCCGGATTTCCTAGCCAGCCCCGTGCCACAAAGGCTGCATCCTCATTGAATCCGGAAAACAAGGATACATATGGGGATGTGGAGTGGTAGGTGGTTGTCTCCGGACGACTTATCCCAACCAGACCCTGGTGCAAAAAGAGTTCCTGCAACTGTGGCACGTTTGTGCAGCGGTTGGCCAGAAAAGTCTGAGCAGATAGTCCGTCCCTCACGAGTACCACAAGTCGATCTGCAGGCGGAGGCTCTTTCAGTGGTTCCACTTCCTGCGGCTCCAAGCTGCCCGGGGATGTGGATCTAATATAGATCAACACAACTGAGAAGAGCAAGAGCAGCTGGAACAGCACAAAACTCTTATTCGAATCCAACATTATGCTAGATTAGAATTTGATTTCAGGTTCTACtgaatttatttgccatgAATGCAAGGCTTGCTAGGGAATTTCTATTTTCCAGATGAATCGATCATTCGGTCCTGAATATTTCAGAGATGAAGTAGGCCCTTCTTCAAACGTTGCTCTGGTGCTCCTGTTCAGTTGTCGTCAATGTGTCGTTCCTATTGTATCGTCGCCTCACATATCGACTAGTGGGTAAAGTACAAATCCTGATGGAGCTGTGGAAATCTAAGGTGGTGCTGGTGCacctcctgctgctgatgtgcCTGCTGCGCATCTATTATCAGTCCGGACCACTGGCTCCCCTGGAACCGCAGAAGACCTTGCCGGAAATGGGTCTACCACCACCCGCCGATCGCCTGGTGGTCTTCCTTCTCGAAGGCCTCCGGGTGGACACGTTTTTTGCGGACAACTGTAGTGGGGCCGCCTACATACGGGATATAATCATGCGCCAGGGACTCATCGGCATATCTACGACTAGTGTTCCAACTCTGACCCGTTCGGCGGAAGTCGCCCTCTTTGCTGGTTTCAATGAGATGCCATCCATACTGCCGACCGACAGTTTCGACACGATTTTCAATCGCACTTTGGCTTCCGACAAGGGCGCCGTTCTCAGTATCTCCAATCTATCAGATCTTCGACTCCGGCTGACGAAACGAGCTTGCTTGGATAAGTTGAGGAACTCAACTAGGCTGGTGATGCTCGTAAACCTGGCCGAAGTCGGTGGAGCCAGTCCCTTGGATATTGGCTACCAAAAGAAGCTGCACAATACGCAGCGGAACATTCGAGATGCATATGAACTAATTGAGGACACCTTTAATGACTCGAAGACAGCATACCTCTATACCTCAGCACATGGTCTTACTTATTTCGGTAAGTGTATATTTGGACATATTTTAATCACTCCAAAGAATGGTACAAGTCTGGGATTTCAGGCTCCCATGGTGGCGGATCTGATGATGAACGGGAGACACCCTTCTTTCTTTGGGGTGCCGGAGTTAAGCACATGACCCAAAATATAACCTCTGACTTTGTGCTCAACAATGGCGCTAGTCTGCAGCTCCACAGGCTGGACCAGATCCAGTTGGCTCCTCTGATGTGCGCCCTAATTGGCCTACCGCCGCCGGTCAACAATCTGGCCGTTCTGCCGCAGGGCTACATGAAGGTGTCGCGGGAATATGCGAGGAAGGCCATACACCTGAATGCTCTGCAGCTGCTGAGCCAGGCCAAGGCCATTATAAGCCGTCACGAGCAAGGAGTGTTCCACAAGTGGCTGCCGAAGGGTGGGGATCTGGATCTGCAACAGATTGCCTACTATCAACAGCAGATGGACCACCTCATCGACATGGGTTGGCGTAGTAAGGCGCTGGAGACGAGCACCCTGGCCATCAAGGTGGCACAAAAGTCCCTGAAGTTCTACCATGGATACTATCACATTCCACTCGTGGTGACCACGGGACTGGCCCTACTGGGCTGGCAACTCTACCTATTGGTGAAGCTATCCCGGCATTCAATGGACTCGCAGGAGAAGCGCGGCGGCTACCTCACTTGGTACACGATCTTCCTGGCTTCGCTGGGCCTTTTGCTGGGCGAAATGGTCTTTTTGCAATGGGCTCCGTTCCTCACGGTCATCTGTTTGGTGGTGCCCTTCGGCGTCTGGTGTGTGACCTTGGCCGCCCTACCCCTGAAGGGTGACTGCATCTTCGAGCCACTGAAGCACCTAAGATGGATAGTAGCCCCAGCTGCGGTGATCATTGCGGCGCTCTACTGCAGCTGTCCCTTGAGCCTGGCCTATGTGCTCTGTGTGGGCTTCTACAATCGACGTGGTTGGGTGCATCCATCGGCAAAGTTCCTGGCCTGGCTGGCgctcgtcctgctcctggGTGGATTCCTTTGGACGCAGAAGGGAATGCAGGTCCTAATGACCACCAACTACCGTGTGGTCCTGCAGGCGCTCAGCATGCTGGTGGTGATTGTGCGTCCCTGTGTCCTTAACGAGAATCACAAGTGGAAGGTGTGGATCATCAACGGAGGAATACTGGTCGTTGCCGCCATCGGAATCTTCAAGGAGATGGGCAAGCCCATTCCCATGTACCTACTAGCTGCCAACTGGGCTTATCTCATCTATGCCTTCGCATCGGTGCCCTACAGCGCCAGGACCAGTCCCCAATCTCGCCTAGAATTGATTCGCTTCAACTTGCTCACGCTGCATGTACTATTGAGTGATTCATATGTCTCCCTCTTCGCCCAGGGTCTGCTCATCGAGTACCAACTGGGACTCGAGGTGCACGAGGAGTGCGTGGAAGCAGACGAGGATGTGGAGATCAAGGTGAATGGGATACTCGCTCCCTCAAAGCATCTGCAGCTGTGCTATCGCTTCGCGGTGTCCATCCTACTTTACTTCTACGTATCCCTGTTCGGAACTGGGCACTGGTTAGGCGGCTTCACCTACTTGGCCAACTCGGCTAGGCTGTTTCTTCCGGATTCCTGCAGCGGACTAATGCCGCTACTAGTGCTCATCCACGTGCTAATTCCCTCAATAGTGATTCTGGCCAGCGTGCGGGCACTGAGCTCCTTTGGAGGACAGGAGCTTCGCTCGATTTTCTCCAGCTTGATGCTCATTTGCAACACCGTCGTTTTATTCTTCATATTGTTTGTTCCCCACAACGCCTACTGGCCAACGGCACATCCATCCGTAGTTCATGCACTTTTGGCCCAATTGACGGTCGTCCTGCTTCTGGCTTGCGAGTCCATGGTCACCATCTTCTTTCGCGGACTTAAGATGAACAGATCT is a window encoding:
- the LOC122621457 gene encoding GPI ethanolamine phosphate transferase 1 — translated: MLDSNKSFVLFQLLLLFSVVLIYIRSTSPGSLEPQEVEPLKEPPPADRLVVLVRDGLSAQTFLANRCTNVPQLQELFLHQGLVGISRPETTTYHSTSPYVSLFSGFNEDAAFVARGWLGNPAPIDSIFDRCKRSFAWTTPELVSRFPTIERPRTFSFEAFAKGVTKSCSELEDFVCSSVQRFLGGGSRLLLNSTEVIFFIHMTGVEPSCESLQRIQENVWKLYKSFEKTFPDQRTAYLFTSNLGDPQTKGESRHAVESPFFLWGSGVNHIKSMPGRSFVANETGFRLPLHVFNPPQLTALMSALLGVPPPVHSRGMLPKGMLNSSLRYEANAMLTNAKQLLAQARRLRELHPKKIPAFWLNFQMMDNFVRESLVLKQQRRFRALLEYSCNFMPVLIMGMDYFKDYYRHALVIAVSFAGIGWIYCLRCQLTVGGKCRNQMEIQNVTSSKRLAYARGLHRLLTGLLLMVMMLERIPLVVQAILLMPSLYWRTTLKVMGERAKMACRRSLISTILLALICLGGFFRRYILAVGYLCFASYNNRVAFRKRGLQFYLWLLLLLGLAGLSALPESLGCSQPSALMFSILLTLVRPLACGVYLNLLTWLSNILVLLAALEYILIGWHPWVTYMVSWIYLGFVAIWQRRNLQASEVFFFNLSTLYTLTCSSYESVVIQMLAMELQLALRLKQNRNECIGPKTAAHYILVYSWYSLFVIGSFPAFDDYLDILHETCFGYSPLTYGLVMVLKLILPWLLVLCILAGNYKNLASHERQIFVRLLLMSSAMSLVLLHRITDVGPWREILSRFAEFAVVQAFPVVWLLLWRLAQLKVGSKWMSQLPK
- the LOC122621456 gene encoding LOW QUALITY PROTEIN: GPI ethanolamine phosphate transferase 1 (The sequence of the model RefSeq protein was modified relative to this genomic sequence to represent the inferred CDS: substituted 1 base at 1 genomic stop codon), whose protein sequence is MKXALLQTLLWCSCSVVVNVSFLLYRRLTYRLVGKVQILMELWKSKVVLVHLLLLMCLLRIYYQSGPLAPLEPQKTLPEMGLPPPADRLVVFLLEGLRVDTFFADNCSGAAYIRDIIMRQGLIGISTTSVPTLTRSAEVALFAGFNEMPSILPTDSFDTIFNRTLASDKGAVLSISNLSDLRLRLTKRACLDKLRNSTRLVMLVNLAEVGGASPLDIGYQKKLHNTQRNIRDAYELIEDTFNDSKTAYLYTSAHGLTYFGSHGGGSDDERETPFFLWGAGVKHMTQNITSDFVLNNGASLQLHRLDQIQLAPLMCALIGLPPPVNNLAVLPQGYMKVSREYARKAIHLNALQLLSQAKAIISRHEQGVFHKWLPKGGDLDLQQIAYYQQQMDHLIDMGWRSKALETSTLAIKVAQKSLKFYHGYYHIPLVVTTGLALLGWQLYLLVKLSRHSMDSQEKRGGYLTWYTIFLASLGLLLGEMVFLQWAPFLTVICLVVPFGVWCVTLAALPLKGDCIFEPLKHLRWIVAPAAVIIAALYCSCPLSLAYVLCVGFYNRRGWVHPSAKFLAWLALVLLLGGFLWTQKGMQVLMTTNYRVVLQALSMLVVIVRPCVLNENHKWKVWIINGGILVVAAIGIFKEMGKPIPMYLLAANWAYLIYAFASVPYSARTSPQSRLELIRFNLLTLHVLLSDSYVSLFAQGLLIEYQLGLEVHEECVEADEDVEIKVNGILAPSKHLQLCYRFAVSILLYFYVSLFGTGHWLGGFTYLANSARLFLPDSCSGLMPLLVLIHVLIPSIVILASVRALSSFGGQELRSIFSSLMLICNTVVLFFILFVPHNAYWPTAHPSVVHALLAQLTVVLLLACESMVTIFFRGLKMNRSSVSRQEAEAEIQSKRAMASCPTMVSSSV